Proteins encoded within one genomic window of Salipaludibacillus agaradhaerens:
- a CDS encoding alanine/glycine:cation symporter family protein, which yields MDQWFATDTWFGELISIGNNLLWTYILIGFLLLLGLYLTVKTNFVQFRMLPDMFKELIKGTDRTAFKERKGTSPFQAFAISTAARVGTGNLAGVALAISVGGPGAIFWMWVVALVGAATGFIESTLAQIYKVKDKDGFRGGPAYYMEKGLGSRGMGLVFAVLIVLCFGLIFNGVQTHTISDAFVGAYNIPAGLVGVVIAVMMAFIIFGGVRRIAVVAEVIVPVFALTYIVVALIIMMMNITEIPAVFALIFNNAFGIEEVVGGGLGAVIMNGVQRGLFSNEAGMGSAPNAAATVYVKHPVKQGLIQSLSVLIDTLIICSATAFIVLLTDVYTVGEMEGIQLTQQALAHHMGDWATIFVTVAIFFFAFSSLLGNYYYGEANIGFISEKPIYLTLFRLAFLAMVVIGATSDLDIIWEMADLFMGLMAVVNLIAVLLLGKIAISALKDFQQQRKAGIDPVFYRNSIKGLKNVESWGTKEEEK from the coding sequence TTGGATCAATGGTTTGCGACAGATACTTGGTTTGGAGAATTAATAAGTATAGGTAATAATTTACTCTGGACTTATATATTAATAGGATTTCTCCTTTTATTAGGTCTTTATTTAACTGTAAAAACAAATTTCGTACAGTTTCGTATGCTGCCTGATATGTTTAAAGAATTAATAAAAGGAACAGATCGAACGGCATTTAAGGAAAGAAAGGGAACCTCTCCCTTCCAAGCGTTTGCTATAAGTACTGCAGCACGAGTCGGTACTGGTAACTTAGCTGGGGTAGCCCTTGCAATTTCCGTTGGTGGTCCAGGAGCTATATTTTGGATGTGGGTAGTGGCCTTAGTAGGGGCAGCTACAGGCTTTATCGAAAGTACACTAGCGCAAATTTATAAAGTGAAAGATAAAGACGGCTTTAGAGGTGGACCGGCCTATTATATGGAAAAAGGGTTAGGTTCACGTGGGATGGGATTAGTATTTGCTGTACTCATTGTCCTTTGTTTTGGATTAATTTTCAATGGTGTACAAACACATACGATTTCTGATGCCTTTGTTGGTGCGTACAATATTCCTGCTGGTCTTGTGGGTGTTGTTATTGCTGTGATGATGGCCTTCATTATCTTTGGTGGTGTGAGACGGATTGCTGTAGTAGCAGAAGTGATTGTTCCTGTATTTGCTCTTACATATATTGTTGTAGCACTTATCATTATGATGATGAACATCACTGAAATTCCAGCTGTATTTGCGCTTATTTTTAACAATGCATTTGGCATTGAAGAAGTAGTTGGTGGTGGACTTGGTGCGGTGATTATGAATGGGGTGCAGCGTGGTTTGTTTTCCAATGAAGCAGGGATGGGAAGTGCGCCGAATGCAGCAGCCACAGTGTATGTGAAGCACCCTGTCAAACAAGGGCTCATTCAATCGCTGAGTGTCTTAATTGATACGCTAATTATTTGTAGTGCCACTGCTTTTATTGTATTACTGACAGATGTTTATACAGTGGGTGAAATGGAAGGTATTCAATTGACTCAGCAAGCATTGGCTCATCATATGGGTGATTGGGCAACCATTTTTGTCACCGTGGCTATCTTTTTCTTTGCGTTTAGTTCATTGTTAGGGAATTATTATTATGGTGAAGCAAACATTGGCTTTATTTCAGAAAAACCGATCTACCTCACTTTATTTCGTTTAGCCTTTCTTGCTATGGTTGTCATTGGGGCAACGAGTGATTTAGATATCATTTGGGAAATGGCAGACTTATTTATGGGGCTCATGGCTGTTGTGAACCTAATTGCTGTCTTGCTATTAGGAAAAATAGCGATAAGCGCATTAAAGGATTTTCAGCAACAACGTAAAGCAGGCATTGATCCTGTATTTTATCGTAATAGCATTAAAGGGCTTAAGAATGTGGAGAGCTGGGGAACGAAAGAAGAGGAAAAATAA